From Nitrospirota bacterium, the proteins below share one genomic window:
- a CDS encoding epoxyqueuosine reductase QueH: MNILLHICCSNCAIYPVQRLSEQGHNFKGFWFNPNIHSFHEYMLRLNSLKDLADKWDMDVLYREGYGLKIKVKVGTTRNRERCQHCYRLRLEETAKEASKGGFDAFTTTLLVSPYQEFEKIAVIGNELSEQYNVLFYLEDFRPGFRGAMALSKELGLYRQKYCGCIYSEMERHIKAVDNVRAGLALPNNK; this comes from the coding sequence ATGAATATTCTTCTCCACATTTGTTGCAGCAACTGTGCTATCTATCCAGTCCAGAGACTCAGCGAGCAGGGACATAACTTTAAAGGTTTCTGGTTTAACCCGAATATTCATTCTTTTCATGAGTATATGCTGAGGCTCAATTCTCTCAAGGATCTGGCTGATAAATGGGATATGGATGTGTTGTACAGGGAAGGCTATGGGCTTAAGATCAAAGTAAAGGTCGGTACGACTCGCAACCGAGAGCGCTGCCAGCACTGCTACAGGTTGAGGCTTGAAGAGACTGCAAAAGAGGCGTCCAAAGGAGGCTTTGATGCATTTACCACAACCCTTCTTGTGAGCCCCTATCAGGAATTCGAAAAAATTGCTGTTATCGGAAATGAGCTTTCAGAGCAGTACAATGTGTTATTCTATCTTGAAGACTTCAGGCCGGGTTTTAGAGGCGCCATGGCCCTTTCAAAAGAGCTCGGTCTTTACAGGCAGAAATACTGCGGCTGTATATACAGCGAGATGGAGAGACATATAAAGGCAGTAGACAATGTAAGGGCAGGGCTTGCTCTGCCCAATAATAAATAA
- the ruvB gene encoding Holliday junction branch migration DNA helicase RuvB — protein sequence MKDLPERTITPEIKDEDLGFDISLRPRSFDEFVGQERIKENLKVFIQATRQRAEPLDHVLFCGPPGLGKTTLAHIIASELEVGIKTTSGPVLERPGDVAAILTNLADRDILFIDEIHRLPRIVEEVLYPAMEDYQLDIIIGQGPSARTLKLNLPKFTLVGATTRTGLLTSPLRDRFGVINRLDYYGPPDLGKIILRSAKILGVEISGEAAMEIARRSRGTPRIANRLLRRVRDFAQVKQRATRDERRELVTCQSSLVSKEKTVVEIDVTKNALKAMDVDERGFDDMDRKLLRTIIEKFNGGPVGLDTIAAAIREEKDTIEDVYEPYLLQEGFLERTNRGRMATKLAYEHFGIQKNSGLF from the coding sequence ATGAAGGATTTACCTGAGAGGACAATAACACCTGAGATTAAGGATGAAGACCTCGGCTTTGATATTAGCTTGAGACCGAGGTCTTTTGATGAGTTTGTTGGTCAGGAAAGGATAAAGGAAAACCTCAAGGTCTTTATCCAGGCAACAAGGCAGAGGGCAGAGCCCCTTGACCATGTGCTTTTCTGCGGGCCTCCAGGGCTTGGAAAGACGACTCTTGCCCATATAATCGCCAGTGAACTTGAAGTCGGAATAAAAACCACATCAGGCCCTGTGCTTGAAAGGCCTGGTGATGTTGCCGCTATCCTCACAAACTTAGCAGACAGAGATATTTTATTTATAGACGAGATCCACAGGCTGCCGAGGATTGTTGAGGAGGTTTTATACCCTGCCATGGAAGACTATCAACTCGATATTATTATAGGTCAGGGCCCAAGCGCAAGAACGCTCAAGCTGAATCTTCCGAAGTTTACACTTGTAGGCGCCACCACGAGGACAGGCCTCCTCACGTCTCCTTTAAGGGACCGCTTTGGTGTGATAAACAGGCTTGATTATTATGGTCCGCCTGACTTAGGAAAGATTATTTTAAGGTCAGCTAAGATACTCGGTGTAGAGATTTCAGGAGAGGCTGCTATGGAAATTGCCAGAAGGAGCAGGGGGACTCCGAGAATAGCCAACAGGCTTTTAAGAAGGGTCAGGGATTTTGCCCAGGTCAAGCAACGAGCGACGAGAGACGAGAGACGAGAACTTGTCACTTGTCAGTCGTCACTTGTCTCTAAAGAAAAGACTGTCGTTGAAATAGATGTTACTAAGAATGCCCTTAAGGCAATGGATGTTGATGAGAGGGGTTTTGATGACATGGATAGAAAACTCCTGCGTACAATAATAGAAAAATTTAATGGCGGGCCTGTTGGCCTTGATACCATTGCCGCTGCCATAAGAGAAGAGAAAGATACAATAGAGGATGTATATGAGCCATATCTCCTGCAAGAGGGCTTTCTTGAAAGGACGAATAGAGGCAGGATGGCAACAAAACTTGCATATGAACATTTTGGGATCCAGAAGAACAGTGGACTGTTTTAA